One part of the Mycobacterium marinum genome encodes these proteins:
- the aroB gene encoding 3-dehydroquinate synthase: protein MSDKKEPVTVQVAVDPPYPVVIGTGLLTELEELLAGRHKVAILHQPVLTETAEAIRNHLADKGVDAHRIEIPDAEAGKELPVVGFIWEVLGRIGIGRKDALVSLGGGAATDVAGFAAATWLRGVSIVHVPTTLLGMVDAAVGGKTGINTDAGKNLVGAFHQPLAVLADLATLQTLPQNEIVCGMAEVVKAGFIADPVILDLIEADPQAALDPSGDVMPELIRRSIAVKAEVVAADEKESELREILNYGHTLAHAIERRERYQWRHGAAVSVGLVFAAELARLSGRLDDATALRHRTILSALGLPVSYDADALPQLLEFMTGDKKTRAGVLRFVVLDGLAKPGRMVGPDPGLLVTAYAGICAP from the coding sequence ATGAGCGACAAAAAAGAACCGGTCACCGTGCAGGTGGCCGTCGACCCGCCGTACCCGGTGGTGATCGGTACCGGGTTGCTGACCGAGCTGGAGGAACTGCTCGCCGGCCGGCACAAGGTCGCCATCCTGCATCAGCCGGTGCTGACCGAGACCGCCGAGGCCATCCGTAACCACCTTGCCGACAAGGGCGTCGACGCGCACCGCATCGAGATCCCCGACGCCGAGGCCGGTAAGGAGCTGCCGGTTGTGGGATTCATCTGGGAAGTGCTGGGGCGCATCGGGATCGGGCGAAAGGACGCTCTGGTGAGCCTGGGTGGCGGCGCGGCCACCGACGTCGCCGGGTTCGCGGCCGCCACCTGGCTGCGTGGTGTCTCGATCGTGCACGTGCCAACCACGTTGCTGGGCATGGTCGATGCGGCCGTCGGAGGCAAGACCGGTATCAACACCGACGCCGGCAAGAACCTGGTCGGAGCCTTCCACCAGCCGCTCGCGGTGCTCGCCGACCTGGCCACGCTGCAGACCTTGCCGCAGAACGAAATCGTCTGTGGGATGGCCGAAGTGGTCAAGGCGGGCTTCATCGCCGATCCGGTGATCCTGGACCTCATCGAAGCCGATCCGCAGGCCGCATTGGATCCGTCCGGCGATGTGATGCCGGAATTGATCCGGCGTTCGATTGCGGTCAAGGCGGAAGTTGTCGCGGCCGACGAGAAAGAATCCGAGCTGCGCGAAATCCTCAACTACGGACACACTTTGGCTCATGCGATCGAGCGCCGGGAGCGTTATCAGTGGCGACACGGTGCCGCGGTGTCGGTGGGTCTGGTCTTCGCGGCCGAACTCGCCCGGCTTTCCGGGCGCCTCGACGACGCCACGGCGCTGCGTCATCGCACCATCCTGTCGGCGCTGGGTCTGCCGGTCAGCTACGACGCCGATGCGCTGCCGCAGTTGCTGGAATTCATGACCGGCGACAAGAAGACCCGGGCCGGAGTGCTGCGGTTCGTGGTGCTCGACGGGCTGGCCAAGCCGGGACGGATGGTGGGTCCGGATCCGGGGTTGTTGGTGACCGCCTACGCGGGAATCTGTGCCCCATGA
- a CDS encoding B-4DMT family transporter: protein MTNWMLRGLAFAAAMVVLRLFQGALINAWQTQAGLISLVLLLLYVIAVVVWGTLDGRADAKANPDPDRRADLAMTWLVAGLVAGVLSGAVAWIISLFYKGVYVGGLINEVTTFAAFTALIIFLPGISGVAVGRWRVDRKFEKTPEKHHGLGVKHDRADTDVFAAVRADDSPTGEMPVASNQAQATAPTAVATVERDAPTEVIATTEQESPTEVIRTAEPEAKTETIATTESEASTEVIQLDEDETKTDEVPKKKKD, encoded by the coding sequence ATGACTAACTGGATGCTGCGTGGACTAGCGTTCGCCGCCGCGATGGTCGTTCTCCGCCTCTTCCAGGGGGCCTTGATCAACGCATGGCAGACGCAAGCCGGACTGATAAGCCTGGTTTTGCTGCTGCTGTACGTCATCGCCGTCGTTGTGTGGGGCACACTCGACGGCCGTGCCGACGCCAAGGCGAATCCGGACCCCGATCGCCGCGCAGATCTGGCCATGACCTGGCTGGTTGCCGGCCTAGTGGCCGGTGTCCTCAGCGGCGCGGTCGCCTGGATCATCTCGTTGTTCTACAAGGGCGTCTATGTCGGCGGGCTGATCAACGAGGTTACGACGTTTGCCGCTTTCACCGCATTGATCATCTTCCTGCCGGGAATCTCCGGCGTGGCCGTGGGCAGGTGGCGCGTGGACCGGAAGTTCGAGAAGACACCGGAGAAACACCACGGCCTCGGTGTCAAGCACGACCGCGCCGACACCGACGTGTTCGCCGCGGTGCGCGCCGACGACAGTCCTACCGGGGAGATGCCGGTGGCTTCCAACCAGGCGCAGGCAACGGCTCCCACCGCGGTTGCCACCGTCGAACGCGATGCCCCGACCGAGGTGATCGCCACCACCGAGCAAGAGTCACCGACCGAGGTGATCCGCACGGCCGAGCCGGAGGCAAAAACCGAGACGATCGCCACCACCGAAAGTGAGGCGAGCACCGAGGTGATCCAGCTCGACGAGGACGAGACCAAGACGGACGAAGTGCCGAAAAAGAAGAAGGACTAG
- a CDS encoding M24 family metallopeptidase: MTHSQRRHNLKSKISAAGLDAMLVTDLINVRYLSGFSGSNGALLVFADEREAVLATDGRYRTQAAHQAPDLEVTIERAIGRHLSCRAADDGVGRLGFESHVVTVDGFDALTGALADTNTELVRASGTVEALREIKDAGELALLRLACEAADAALSDLIKRGGLRPGRTEREVARDLEGLMLDHGADAVSFETIVAAGPNSAIPHHRPTDAVLAKGDFVKIDFGALVAGYHSDMTRTFVLDKAADWQLEIYELVAAAQKAGREALSAGAELRGVDGAARQMIVDAGHGDNFGHGLGHGVGLQIHEAPGIGATSVGTLLAGSVVTVEPGVYLPGRGGVRIEDTLVVPNGGPKTPRSAAQTPELLTRFPKELTIL, encoded by the coding sequence GTGACACATTCCCAGCGTCGACACAACCTCAAATCTAAAATCAGTGCCGCCGGACTGGACGCGATGCTGGTCACCGATTTGATCAATGTGCGATATCTCTCCGGGTTCAGCGGATCCAACGGTGCGTTGCTGGTATTCGCCGACGAGCGCGAAGCCGTGCTGGCCACCGACGGTCGATACCGCACGCAGGCCGCCCATCAGGCGCCGGACCTCGAGGTGACCATCGAACGCGCCATCGGGCGACACCTGAGCTGTCGGGCTGCCGATGATGGTGTCGGCCGGTTGGGCTTCGAAAGCCATGTGGTCACGGTGGACGGCTTTGATGCGCTCACGGGTGCGCTGGCGGACACCAACACCGAGTTGGTCCGCGCCTCCGGCACCGTGGAGGCACTGCGCGAGATCAAAGATGCCGGTGAGCTTGCGTTATTGCGGCTGGCGTGCGAGGCGGCGGACGCCGCGCTGTCGGACTTGATCAAGCGTGGCGGGCTGCGGCCGGGCCGTACCGAGCGCGAGGTGGCCCGCGATCTCGAGGGCCTGATGCTCGACCATGGTGCCGACGCCGTGTCGTTCGAGACGATCGTGGCTGCCGGGCCGAACTCGGCCATCCCACACCACCGGCCTACCGACGCGGTGCTGGCCAAGGGCGATTTCGTCAAGATCGACTTCGGTGCGCTGGTTGCCGGCTATCACTCGGACATGACCCGCACCTTCGTGCTGGACAAGGCGGCCGACTGGCAGTTGGAGATCTACGAGCTGGTCGCAGCGGCGCAAAAGGCCGGTCGAGAGGCATTGTCTGCGGGCGCCGAGTTGCGCGGCGTGGACGGTGCCGCGCGACAAATGATCGTCGACGCGGGGCATGGAGATAACTTCGGTCACGGCCTGGGACACGGTGTTGGCCTGCAGATACACGAAGCACCGGGCATCGGAGCCACATCCGTCGGTACACTACTGGCGGGCTCCGTGGTTACCGTGGAGCCCGGCGTTTATTTGCCCGGCCGCGGCGGTGTCCGCATCGAGGACACGTTGGTAGTGCCCAATGGGGGCCCGAAGACACCGAGAAGCGCCGCGCAGACCCCGGAATTGTTGACCCGGTTCCCGAAGGAACTGACCATCTTGTAG
- the aroQ gene encoding type II 3-dehydroquinate dehydratase codes for MSERMTVVNVLNGPNLGRLGRREPDVYGSTTHAELAALIEREAAGLGLQAVVRQSDSEAELLDWIHRAADAGQPVILNAGGLTHTSVALRDACAELSAPLIEVHISNVHAREEFRRHSYLSPVATGVIVGLGIQGYLLALRYLASSS; via the coding sequence ATGAGTGAGCGGATGACCGTCGTCAACGTTCTCAATGGTCCCAACCTGGGCCGGCTGGGCCGGCGTGAGCCCGACGTCTACGGCAGCACCACGCACGCCGAACTCGCCGCCCTGATCGAGCGGGAGGCCGCCGGGCTGGGACTGCAGGCGGTTGTTCGGCAAAGTGATAGTGAAGCGGAACTGCTGGACTGGATTCATCGGGCCGCCGACGCCGGCCAGCCCGTGATCCTCAATGCCGGCGGGTTGACGCACACCTCGGTGGCGCTGCGCGACGCCTGTGCGGAATTGAGCGCGCCGCTGATCGAGGTGCACATCTCAAATGTCCATGCCCGCGAGGAGTTCCGACGCCACTCCTACCTGAGCCCGGTCGCAACCGGGGTGATCGTCGGGCTGGGCATCCAGGGTTACCTGCTGGCCCTGCGGTACCTGGCCAGCTCCTCCTAA
- a CDS encoding shikimate kinase, which yields MAPKAVLVGLPGSGKSTIGRRLAKALGVSLLDTDAAIEQQAGRSIAEIFATDGEEEFRRIEEEVVRAALADHDGVLSLGGGAVTSPGVRSALDGHTVVYLEISAAEGVRRTGGSNVRPLLAGPDRAEKFRALMSQRIPLYRRVSAIRVDTNRRNPGAVVRYIMSRLDDPTPNTSPSSTASGAAT from the coding sequence ATGGCACCCAAAGCGGTATTGGTGGGATTGCCGGGTTCCGGCAAGTCGACCATCGGGCGTCGGCTGGCCAAGGCGCTTGGAGTGAGTCTGCTCGACACCGATGCGGCGATTGAGCAGCAGGCCGGGCGCAGCATTGCCGAGATCTTCGCCACCGACGGGGAAGAGGAGTTCCGACGTATCGAGGAGGAAGTGGTGCGCGCGGCTTTAGCCGATCATGACGGAGTGCTGTCGCTGGGCGGCGGCGCGGTCACCAGCCCCGGGGTTCGCTCGGCGCTGGACGGTCACACCGTCGTCTACCTGGAGATCAGTGCCGCCGAAGGGGTGCGCCGCACCGGCGGCAGCAACGTACGGCCGCTGTTGGCCGGGCCCGATCGGGCGGAGAAGTTCCGCGCGCTGATGTCCCAGCGGATTCCGTTGTATCGGCGGGTGTCGGCCATTCGTGTCGACACCAATCGCCGCAATCCCGGTGCGGTGGTGCGCTACATCATGTCGCGCCTGGACGACCCCACACCGAACACGAGTCCCTCCTCCACCGCCAGCGGGGCCGCCACATGA
- the nusB gene encoding transcription antitermination factor NusB — MPEGRPGKPVKGRHQARKRAVDLMFEAEARGLGPGEIADLRTELAETKPDVAPLHPYTAAVARGIDEHAAHIDDLITSHLQGWTLDRLPAVDRAILRVAVWELLYADDVPEPVAVDEAVELAKELSTDDSPSFVNGVLGQVMLVTPQIRAAAAAVRQAVPDESARLPENQGSC; from the coding sequence ATGCCTGAGGGAAGGCCGGGCAAACCGGTTAAAGGACGTCACCAGGCCCGCAAGCGTGCGGTGGACCTGATGTTCGAGGCTGAGGCGCGCGGCCTGGGCCCGGGCGAGATCGCGGACCTGCGCACCGAGCTGGCCGAGACGAAGCCGGACGTGGCGCCGCTGCACCCGTACACGGCGGCGGTGGCGCGCGGGATTGACGAGCACGCCGCTCACATCGACGACCTGATCACGTCGCATCTGCAGGGCTGGACGCTGGACCGGTTGCCGGCCGTGGATCGTGCCATCCTGCGAGTCGCGGTGTGGGAACTGTTGTATGCCGACGACGTGCCCGAACCGGTCGCCGTCGATGAAGCAGTCGAGCTGGCCAAGGAATTGTCCACCGACGACTCGCCGAGCTTCGTCAACGGTGTGCTGGGACAGGTCATGCTGGTGACGCCGCAGATTCGGGCGGCCGCCGCGGCGGTCCGGCAGGCGGTCCCGGATGAATCGGCGCGTCTGCCGGAAAACCAGGGATCGTGTTGA
- a CDS encoding shikimate dehydrogenase — MSSGQEHNQPPRGRKAAVLGSPIAHSRSPQLHLAAYRALGLTDWTYQRIECDAAQLPAVVGGFGPEWVGVSVTMPGKFAALQFADEHTARAELVGSANTLVRTPRGWRADNTDIDGVAGALGQASGPAIVCGSGGTAPAAVVGLAELGVTEITIAARNADKAARLVDLGARLGVASRFCGLDDPELGERAASAAALVSTIPAEVASRYAATFATVPVVLDAIYNPWPTPLAAAVAAAGGRVISGLHMLLHQAFAQVEQFTGLPAPRAAMTCALEALD, encoded by the coding sequence ATGAGCAGCGGCCAGGAGCACAATCAACCACCGCGCGGTAGGAAAGCGGCCGTCCTCGGTTCGCCGATCGCTCATTCGCGGTCCCCGCAGCTGCATCTGGCCGCCTACCGGGCGCTGGGCCTGACCGACTGGACATACCAGCGGATCGAGTGCGACGCCGCGCAATTGCCCGCGGTGGTGGGTGGTTTCGGGCCGGAGTGGGTCGGCGTATCGGTGACCATGCCGGGCAAGTTCGCCGCGTTGCAGTTTGCCGACGAGCACACCGCCCGCGCCGAGCTGGTTGGATCGGCCAACACCCTGGTCCGCACCCCACGCGGGTGGCGGGCAGACAACACCGACATCGACGGTGTCGCGGGGGCGCTGGGGCAGGCATCCGGACCGGCCATTGTCTGCGGTTCGGGCGGCACCGCACCGGCAGCCGTGGTGGGGCTGGCCGAACTCGGCGTCACAGAGATCACGATCGCGGCGCGCAACGCGGACAAAGCCGCCCGATTGGTCGACCTGGGCGCCCGGCTCGGGGTGGCCAGCCGGTTCTGCGGACTGGATGACCCCGAGCTGGGCGAGCGGGCCGCATCCGCGGCGGCGCTGGTCAGCACCATTCCGGCCGAGGTGGCGTCACGTTACGCGGCCACCTTCGCCACGGTCCCGGTGGTGCTGGATGCGATCTACAACCCGTGGCCGACACCGCTGGCAGCCGCCGTGGCCGCCGCGGGTGGCCGGGTGATCAGTGGCCTGCACATGCTTTTGCATCAGGCATTCGCCCAGGTGGAGCAATTCACCGGGTTACCCGCCCCCCGTGCGGCGATGACTTGCGCATTGGAGGCGCTGGATTAG
- a CDS encoding prepilin peptidase has product MWLVIRSPVVAVVVAWLLVLSYTDIRHRRLPNLFTLPGAGAMLLGALVAGRGTAALAGSAALTSVYLLVHLLAPAALGAGDVKLAIGLGALAGSLGVEVWFLAALAAPLMTALWAVGARLRTGALAVPHGPSMCLATAVAAGLALLG; this is encoded by the coding sequence ATGTGGCTGGTGATCCGAAGCCCGGTAGTGGCCGTCGTGGTGGCCTGGCTGCTGGTGTTGAGCTACACCGACATTCGACATCGGCGGCTGCCCAACCTTTTCACGCTGCCCGGCGCGGGCGCGATGCTGCTCGGTGCCCTGGTGGCCGGGCGGGGGACGGCGGCACTGGCCGGGTCGGCCGCGCTGACAAGTGTCTACCTGCTGGTGCATCTGCTGGCTCCAGCCGCGCTGGGTGCCGGCGACGTGAAACTGGCGATCGGTCTGGGTGCTCTGGCCGGCTCGCTCGGGGTCGAGGTGTGGTTCCTGGCGGCGTTGGCGGCCCCGCTGATGACTGCGCTGTGGGCGGTCGGCGCACGGCTGCGCACCGGTGCCCTGGCCGTGCCGCACGGTCCGTCGATGTGCCTGGCGACCGCCGTGGCCGCCGGGCTGGCGCTGCTCGGGTAA
- the ruvX gene encoding Holliday junction resolvase RuvX, whose amino-acid sequence MVAASHRSPDRPGDPEGLEPGTGRGRRLGIDVGTVRIGVASSDPDGILATPLETVRRERSGKHLRRLATLVGETEAVEVIVGLPRTLADRIGSSAQDAIDLADELAARVAPIPVRLADERLTTVSAQRSLREAGVRAKNQRAVIDQAAAVAILQAWLDQRRTLAGGRADG is encoded by the coding sequence GTGGTCGCCGCATCGCACCGCTCGCCCGACCGGCCCGGTGATCCAGAGGGCCTCGAACCCGGGACGGGCCGAGGCCGACGCTTGGGTATCGATGTGGGAACGGTGCGCATCGGGGTGGCGTCCAGCGATCCGGATGGCATCCTGGCGACTCCGCTGGAAACGGTGCGGCGCGAGCGCTCCGGCAAGCACCTGCGTCGGCTGGCCACGCTGGTCGGTGAAACGGAGGCGGTCGAGGTCATCGTCGGCCTGCCGCGGACCCTGGCCGACCGCATCGGCTCCTCGGCGCAGGACGCGATCGACCTGGCTGACGAGCTGGCGGCGCGGGTGGCTCCGATACCGGTGCGGCTTGCCGACGAACGGCTGACCACCGTCAGTGCGCAGCGATCGCTGCGCGAGGCGGGTGTCCGGGCCAAAAATCAGCGTGCGGTGATCGACCAGGCCGCGGCGGTAGCGATCCTGCAGGCCTGGCTGGACCAGCGGCGCACCCTGGCCGGGGGCCGCGCCGATGGCTGA
- the efp gene encoding elongation factor P, whose translation MASTADFKNGLVLQIDGQLWSIVEFQHVKPGKGPAFVRTKLKNVLSGKVVDKTYNAGVKVETATVDRRDTTYLYRDGSDFVFMDSQDYEQHPLPESLVGDAARFLLEGMPVQVAFHDGAPLYIELPVTVEIVVTHTEPGLQGDRSSAGTKPATLETGAQINVPLFINTGDKLKVDSRDGSYLGRVNA comes from the coding sequence GTGGCGAGCACTGCTGACTTCAAGAACGGACTTGTTCTGCAGATCGATGGACAGCTGTGGTCCATCGTGGAATTCCAGCACGTTAAGCCCGGTAAGGGTCCGGCATTCGTGCGCACCAAGCTCAAGAACGTGCTCTCGGGCAAGGTCGTCGACAAGACCTACAACGCCGGCGTGAAGGTGGAGACCGCCACCGTCGACCGGCGTGACACCACCTACCTCTACCGCGATGGCTCCGACTTCGTGTTCATGGACAGCCAGGACTACGAGCAGCACCCATTGCCGGAGTCGCTGGTGGGAGATGCCGCCCGATTCCTGCTGGAGGGCATGCCGGTGCAGGTGGCGTTTCACGACGGAGCGCCGTTGTACATCGAGCTGCCGGTGACCGTCGAGATCGTGGTCACCCATACCGAGCCGGGTTTGCAGGGCGACCGCTCCAGCGCCGGCACCAAGCCGGCCACCCTGGAGACGGGCGCCCAGATCAACGTGCCGCTGTTCATCAACACCGGGGACAAGCTGAAGGTGGATTCGCGTGACGGCAGCTACCTGGGCAGGGTCAACGCCTGA
- the aroC gene encoding chorismate synthase, which translates to MLRWITAGESHGRALVALVDGMVAGVEVTSTEIADQLARRRLGYGRGARMAFERDAVTVLSGIRHGSTLGGPIAIEIGNTEWPKWEAVMAADPLDPAAAAELENSARNAPLTRPRPGHADYAGMLKYGFDDARPVLERASARETAARVAAGTVARAFLRQALGVEVLSHVVSIGASAPYDGPPPQPEDLPAIDASPVRAFDGQAEKSMIAEIEAAKKDGDTLGGVVEVVALGLPVGLGSFTSGENRLDSQLAAAVMGIQAIKGVEIGDGFETARRRGSRAHDEMYPGTDGVVRSTNRAGGLEGGMTNGQPLRVRAAMKPISTVPKALATVDLATGDEAVAIHQRSDVCAVPAAAVVVETMVALVLARVTLEKFGGDSLAETRRNIEAYQRSVADREAPAARARAIRG; encoded by the coding sequence GTGTTGCGCTGGATAACTGCGGGGGAATCCCATGGCCGTGCATTGGTGGCCCTGGTCGATGGAATGGTTGCCGGGGTAGAGGTCACCTCGACGGAGATCGCCGATCAGTTGGCCCGCCGCCGGCTCGGCTACGGACGTGGCGCCCGGATGGCGTTCGAGCGTGACGCGGTGACCGTGCTCTCCGGAATACGCCACGGCAGCACGCTGGGCGGCCCGATCGCGATCGAGATCGGTAACACCGAATGGCCGAAGTGGGAAGCCGTGATGGCGGCCGACCCGCTGGACCCGGCCGCCGCGGCCGAGCTGGAGAATTCCGCCCGCAACGCGCCGCTGACCCGGCCGCGGCCGGGTCATGCCGACTATGCGGGCATGCTCAAGTACGGCTTCGATGACGCCCGGCCGGTGCTGGAACGGGCTAGTGCCCGCGAGACCGCCGCCCGAGTCGCCGCGGGCACCGTAGCGCGGGCCTTCCTGCGTCAGGCCCTGGGCGTGGAAGTGCTGTCGCACGTCGTCTCGATCGGCGCGTCGGCGCCCTACGACGGCCCGCCGCCGCAGCCCGAGGACCTACCCGCCATCGACGCCAGCCCGGTGCGTGCGTTCGACGGGCAAGCCGAAAAATCCATGATCGCCGAGATCGAGGCGGCCAAGAAGGACGGCGACACCCTCGGCGGCGTCGTCGAGGTGGTAGCGCTGGGGCTGCCGGTGGGGCTGGGGTCGTTCACCAGCGGTGAGAACCGGCTGGACAGCCAGCTCGCCGCGGCGGTGATGGGCATCCAGGCCATCAAGGGCGTGGAGATCGGTGACGGGTTCGAGACCGCGCGTCGTCGCGGTAGTCGCGCCCACGACGAGATGTACCCCGGCACCGACGGTGTGGTGCGCTCCACCAACCGGGCCGGGGGTCTGGAAGGCGGGATGACCAATGGCCAGCCGCTGCGGGTGCGTGCGGCGATGAAGCCCATCTCCACCGTCCCCAAGGCGCTGGCCACCGTTGACCTAGCCACCGGCGATGAAGCCGTCGCCATCCATCAGCGTTCCGACGTGTGCGCCGTGCCGGCCGCGGCAGTGGTGGTCGAGACCATGGTGGCGCTGGTGCTGGCCAGAGTGACGCTGGAGAAATTCGGTGGCGATTCGCTGGCCGAGACCCGCCGCAACATCGAGGCGTATCAGCGCAGCGTTGCTGACCGGGAAGCACCGGCCGCCCGGGCCCGGGCCATCCGGGGTTAG
- the mltG gene encoding endolytic transglycosylase MltG: MAEDVYRSRAEPVAVGPNRHRMSRVDRLKRNREQHNRRRRRRVLGAFVFGLLVVFVVVVVVFGTKLWNVMLGTGGDYAGPGKRDVVIHISPGDSTTAVGETLYNNHVVATVRAFVDAAHGNAVIAAIQPGFYLVRTEIPAADAVARLADPKNRVGKLVIPEGRQLDDTTDMKTNVVTPGILTLISRATCVDLDGKKHCISMADLRTAATKSTPAALAVPSWAVEPVLELGADHRRIEGLIAPGTFNIDPAGSADKILASLISAGAVEYLKSGLVDNAKSLGLSPYDILVVASLVQQESNAQDFPKVARVIYNRLNEHRALEFDSTVNYSLDRREVATSDADRAMRTPWNTYMSEGLPATAICSPGVEALHAAEHPQPGDWLYFVTIDSQGTTLFTRDYQQHLANIELAKRNGVLDSAR; encoded by the coding sequence ATGGCTGAGGATGTGTATCGGTCGCGGGCTGAGCCGGTCGCGGTGGGGCCCAACCGGCACCGGATGAGCCGGGTTGACCGGCTCAAGCGCAATCGCGAACAACACAACCGACGCCGGCGGCGGCGCGTCCTCGGGGCATTCGTCTTCGGACTGCTGGTCGTGTTCGTGGTGGTGGTCGTCGTCTTCGGCACCAAGCTATGGAATGTCATGCTCGGCACCGGCGGTGACTACGCCGGTCCGGGCAAGCGCGACGTCGTCATCCACATCAGCCCGGGCGACTCCACCACCGCGGTCGGCGAAACGTTGTACAACAACCACGTGGTCGCCACGGTGCGGGCATTCGTGGACGCGGCCCACGGCAACGCCGTGATCGCGGCGATCCAGCCGGGCTTCTACCTGGTGCGCACCGAGATCCCGGCGGCCGATGCGGTCGCCCGGCTCGCGGACCCCAAGAACCGCGTCGGCAAGCTGGTCATCCCGGAGGGCCGTCAGCTCGACGACACCACCGACATGAAGACCAATGTGGTGACGCCCGGCATTCTGACCTTGATTTCGCGTGCCACGTGCGTGGACCTGGACGGCAAGAAGCACTGCATCTCGATGGCCGACTTGCGTACGGCGGCGACCAAGAGCACGCCCGCCGCGTTGGCGGTGCCGTCGTGGGCCGTCGAACCGGTGCTCGAACTCGGCGCTGATCATCGCCGGATCGAGGGCCTGATCGCCCCGGGGACCTTCAACATCGATCCCGCGGGATCGGCGGACAAGATCCTGGCCTCGCTGATCAGCGCCGGTGCCGTGGAGTACTTGAAATCCGGTTTGGTGGACAACGCCAAGTCGCTGGGCCTGTCGCCCTACGACATTCTGGTGGTGGCGTCGTTGGTGCAGCAGGAGTCCAACGCCCAAGATTTCCCGAAAGTCGCGCGGGTCATCTACAACCGCCTCAACGAGCACCGCGCCCTCGAGTTCGACTCCACGGTGAACTACTCGCTGGATCGTCGCGAGGTGGCCACCAGCGACGCCGACCGCGCGATGCGGACTCCGTGGAACACCTACATGTCCGAAGGGTTGCCGGCCACCGCGATCTGCTCGCCCGGGGTCGAAGCGCTGCACGCGGCCGAACATCCGCAACCCGGGGACTGGTTGTACTTCGTCACCATCGATAGCCAAGGCACGACGCTGTTCACCAGGGACTACCAGCAACACCTGGCGAATATCGAGCTGGCCAAACGTAACGGTGTCCTCGATAGCGCGCGATGA